The stretch of DNA ATACCAAAGAACGTCGCATCGAAGCCCGCCACATCGTCCAGCACGCCTGCCGCAAACGTATAGCTCTTGCCCGGCTCTCGCTTCGACGGATGCCGGTAGAACTCCGTGCCGAATCGATCGGCCGGCACTTCGGTGACCGCGTCACGCTCGTCGCGCAGCAGACGCCAGAATTCCTCCGCTCCCGTGACCCCACCAGGAAAGCGGCATGCCATCCCCACTATCGCAATCTTCTTGTTCATCTTTTCATCATGTTTTGCTGTGCGTCCGCCGGGATTCCTTTTATCGGTCCGGCATCGATTGCCTGAAGCAATGCGGCACCCAGGTCCTCGACCTGCAAGTCGCGCCGCCCAGCGGCTCCATCGCCGAAGTTACGCCAAATAAAATAGTCGCTGCTGGCAGGCTCCGCGCCCAGCCCGTCGAATACGTGCGGCAGCGCCGGCACGTGATCGCCGTAAAAGCAGAGTACCGTATCGCGCCGACGGGCGCGCAGATACTCGATCAGTCTGCCAATCATGATATCGGCGTTCGCGACGTGACGGAGATAGACCGTGAGGTCGCGCCATCTGGGATCCTCTCCAAGTGCATGCACCGACGCCGATTCACCCTCGCTCACGGTCTCCAGATGCAGCGGACCGTGATTTTCCATCGTCATCGCGAATAAGAATACCGGCTGATCACGCGGCGCATCGAGCGCCTCGACGATGGCATGCCCGACCGCGGCGTCCGCCACATAAGGTCCCGCACGCGGAGCATCGGTGAAGTGCGCGAGATCGAGAAATCTGTCGAACTGGAGCAGCGGAAACACTCGGTCGCGACCGAAGAAGTCCGCATGATACGGGTGAATAGCCAGCGTCGAATAGCCAATACGTCGGAACCAACCTGCAAGCGAAGCGCATGTGCGCCGAACGAATGCATACGGATAGAAGCGCGCATAGCCAAGTTTCTGCGGCTGCAAGCCGGTCAGCATCGCAAACTCTGTGCGCATCGTGTTCGCCCCCCAAGCCGGCACTGCCAGTTCGCCATGGGCAAACGACTCCCGCCGAGCCGCGTCGAAATTGACGAGAACCGACGCCCCGATCGCGGTGCCGAGGCGCCGGACGTCGAAGAACGATTCGCTCTGGATCACAACCACATCAGGACGACGAACCGGCACTCCGCCTGACGAATACGGACCGGACTGCGTTGCATGCTCGAACGCATGCAACGTGCGCGGACGCAGGCCATTCAGCAGATATGCGACGAACGTGGTAAAGAAGCCGTGGCGCTTCTGATCTTGCTTTGGGTCCAGCGTAAGCGTCAACTGCGCGGCGATCAGATAGCCAGCGACCAGACACATGCAGGCCGCGACGGCCGCAGCCGCTCCAGGACGATGGACGGCGGGCCTGTCAGCGAGGAACCCCCCGACGAGCACCACTCCCCCCACAGCAATCGCCGCGACCTTACCGACGCTCAGGAACGGCAGGTACAACCGCGGGTGCGTAAATAGCTGACTGAAAAGACTAAGATCCGTGAACACGAACGGCTCACGCAGCGACTCGTACTTAGCGTTACTGACCGCAGCAACAAGACCCACCAGTGCGACGACAATGCCTACGGAAAACAGCGGCCGCGCGGTAATCAGCAAAACGACACTGCCAACGAACACAACGCTTGCAACGTGCAGCGCGAACGCAGCTGGCGCGCGGCGCAGCGGCGCACGCGGCGCGGCCAGCGCGTCGACGCCGAGCGACAGGACCACGGCAAGCACGACGCAAAGAATGAGAACGCTCACCACGCTAGCACTCCTCGCGCGGCAGATAAGACAGCTTGTCAAGGATGGCGTCGGCTAGCGTGGCCGGAAGCAGCGAGAGCACCCGCATGCCGATCGCCAACAGGCCTGGAAACGCGATTTCCGCCCGGCGCAAGGCAAGCTTGCGACGGATATGCGACGCGGCCCGGTCAGCGGACCATAAACACGGCTTGTCACCGGGAAACACGGCACTCATCGCGGTTTTAACAAAACCGGGCATGACGATCGATACCCCGATGCCATCACGCGCGAGCACCGGACGCACAGATTCACCATAGGCTTTAAGCGCCGCCTTGCTGGCGCAATATGCCGGCGAGATCGCCATGCCGCGCAATGCCGCAAGCGAGCTTATTAGCGCGACCTGGCCTCGGCGGCGCAATCGCATGCGAACCACCACAGGCAAAACGGCATGCATTGCACCGTAGAAATTCGTGTCAACAACCGTGACGGTGCGATCAAGTTCTTCCCAGTCTTGCGCTGATTTGAGCGTGCTCGCAGCACCCGCGTTCGCGATCAGCAGATCGATCGGATGCGCATCATCGAACGCCCATAACCATGCCTGCATCGCGCGAGCGTCCCGGACATCCATCTGACCTGTGATGACGTCTGCTCCCTGGCTACGACATGCGTCCGCACAGGCTTCGAGCCGCTCGGCGTCACGCCCCATCAACCCGAGCACGACACCGTCCGCCGCATATGCCAGTGCGAGTGCCCTGCCAAGTCCCGCGCTCGCACCGGTAATGACGACATGGCGCGGCACCATGCTAACCATGCGTTACCTCGATATGCTGGACCGTATCGGCCACCGGCATCGGAATAAGGACATCAGCACGGAAAGCGCTATCCGGCGTCAAACGTCGAATCGTACGCGATGAAACCGCAAAGCCACTCACCAGCCCGGAGCAGGAACAACATAAGGAATGAAACCGGCACGGCGCAATCGGACACACCACGAAATCGTGTGCGGGTTCCCGGCCGATATCAGTCGAATTCCTGCGGCCAGCCCTGCTCGCTCGCTGCGCGAAAGTCCACGCGCAATCACGGCCTATGCGCCTTGCACCGCCGGATTTTCCGTACCCCACTGCCTGCCCCCGCTCGCGCGGCTTTATCGCCAGCCCGCAAGAAAATGGATATGCCGGTCTTCGCCAAAATAGTGAAGACCGTCGTATTTCGACTACAGTTGAATCAGTTGATTTGCCTTCGCTGCCAAAGACCAATTGCTATTGGCCCCAAGCATCTGAATCCTGCGACGAATCGTTATTTTTCAACCCAATTTACCTCTGCATATTGTATTGGCATCGCCAGATGGACACAACGCGAGGCTGCCAGCCCACCGGAGACAACAAACGACTACCGTCGAATTGCCCCCTCATCGATCCGTTCCAGCATATTTCGGTTAGCCCCCCATGCAGCACGGCAAAGCAAGCTTGCGCTGGCTCGGCAAAGTCATCAAACTGCGGCGGTCGATTATAGAGCCACCAGATATCACCAATATGTTGCACGTGTGCGCCGCGTAGCCGACCGAATTCGTGTATTCTTGGTCGGTTCGGAGAACATCTCGTATCGCAGCTCCGTCTTGAATATCACCCGACAGCTCTAGCCTTATCGTGACGTTGGTGCTTCGGCACCGAAATCCCCCAGCGCTCGTGGGTGACGGTTCCGTAGGACATGCTCGAACCACACCATACACGGGATTGCCAGCGACATACCATGGCGGGTTCTTTTCCCGGTGCTGTCCGAAGTGAAGGTGCTGCGCGGCGTCCCCACCTCGCGTCCGACCAGCCCGATTCCGTCGACATAGCAAGTCCGCCCTGCGGGATACCCGGCGAACTCAATTCACCTTCGGCCAACCCGCTCCGGCAGCAGGGTTTCCGCCCCTCCCCCACTCACGCCAGACTGCGCATCGCGTCGGCGACTGCCCAGCCGCCAGAGTGAAATAGGGAAAGCCCTCGCGGATCATAGTGCCGCAATCAAATTGCCTCGTGTGCGGGGAAATGGGGCAACTTAAACCGTCTATTCCCGATTTCAATCAGCTGGCACGTAGAATACAAACGGCGCCCACGATACTAGCCCCACCGTCTACGCTATTTTCCCCGCCAGCCATTGGGTCCCCCAGGAACAACGGGCAAACCGCACAACGAGGGAGAAACTCTAGTCAAGAGCCCAACCTTGCGCCGCTTCGCCCGTACGTATCGTCGAACCGGACGATATCGTCCTCTCCCAGGTACGCACCCGACTGCACTTCGATCAGTTCAAGCGGAATCTTGCCGGGGTTCGCCAGCCGGTGAACGACCCCAAGCGGAACGTACGTCGACTGATTTTCCGTCAGAATCGTTTCCTGATCTCCGTTTGTGACGCGCGCAGTGCCTTTGACCACCACCCAGTGTTCAGCCCGATGATGATGCACCTGCAGACTGAGTTGCGCGCCCGGCTCCACGACGATGCGCTTGACCTGGAAACGCTCACCACTATCGATGGTTTCATAAGATCCCCAAGGACGCACGACCCGGCGATGCGCTCTCGCCTCCTGGCGGCCCGACGCATTCAACCTCTCGACGATCTTCCTGACATCCTGCACTTTGTCTCGATGCGCGACCAGCACGGCATCCACCGTCTCAACGATCACTACGTCGTCGACGCCAAGCGCCGCCACCATCCGGTGCTCGGCGCGGATATAGGCATTCGACACATCCTCTGCGACTACGTCGCCGAGGAGCGTGTTACGCTGGCCATCCACGTCAACCATCGCCGCAAGCGTGCTCCATGAGCCGACGTCCCTCCAGCCAAGACCCGGCGCTTCGACTACCACCGCCCGCTTCGTCCTTTCCATCACGGCGTAGTCGATCGACACGTTGGCGCAAGCAGCAAATTCGGAAGCGTCGAGCCACATGAAATCGTGATCTTGCGCCGCCCCCCGCAGCGCACGCTCAGCCCGATCGACGATGGATGGTTCGAAGTAGCGCAGTTCGTCCAGGTATGCGATCGCATTCAGCATGAACATCCCGCTATTCCAGTAGTAGCCTCCGTCCTCGACGAAACAACGCGCGGTGTCCCGGTCAGGTTTTTCGACGAACGCGTCAACGACATAGGCACCGGCGTGCCCAGCGATGGCCTTACCCGCGCGGATATAGCCGTAGCCAATATTAGGCTCGACCGCCTCGACGCCGAAAGTGACCAGCGCGCCGCCCTCTGCAACGCCCGCCGCCCGCTCGGCCACCTCCGCGAACGCCTGTTCGTTCAGCACCACCTGATCAGATGGCAACACGAGCAGCAACGCATCGGGATTTTCTCGCGATGCGAGCAGTGCTGCGACAGCAATAGCTGGCGCAGTGTTACGGCCAACCGGCTCAAGAATGATTGCCGACGGATCAACGCCGATCTGCCTCATCTGCTCCGCAGCAATGAATCGCTGCTCGCCGCTTGTGACGACCAGCGGCGAAACCGCACCCGCCACTCGAGCCGCACGCAGCACCGCCTGTTGAACGAGG from Paraburkholderia caballeronis encodes:
- a CDS encoding SDR family NAD(P)-dependent oxidoreductase; protein product: MVSMVPRHVVITGASAGLGRALALAYAADGVVLGLMGRDAERLEACADACRSQGADVITGQMDVRDARAMQAWLWAFDDAHPIDLLIANAGAASTLKSAQDWEELDRTVTVVDTNFYGAMHAVLPVVVRMRLRRRGQVALISSLAALRGMAISPAYCASKAALKAYGESVRPVLARDGIGVSIVMPGFVKTAMSAVFPGDKPCLWSADRAASHIRRKLALRRAEIAFPGLLAIGMRVLSLLPATLADAILDKLSYLPREEC
- a CDS encoding mannose-1-phosphate guanylyltransferase/mannose-6-phosphate isomerase gives rise to the protein MQIHPVILCGGSGTRLWPMSRSGYPKQYLKLAGERTLVQQAVLRAARVAGAVSPLVVTSGEQRFIAAEQMRQIGVDPSAIILEPVGRNTAPAIAVAALLASRENPDALLLVLPSDQVVLNEQAFAEVAERAAGVAEGGALVTFGVEAVEPNIGYGYIRAGKAIAGHAGAYVVDAFVEKPDRDTARCFVEDGGYYWNSGMFMLNAIAYLDELRYFEPSIVDRAERALRGAAQDHDFMWLDASEFAACANVSIDYAVMERTKRAVVVEAPGLGWRDVGSWSTLAAMVDVDGQRNTLLGDVVAEDVSNAYIRAEHRMVAALGVDDVVIVETVDAVLVAHRDKVQDVRKIVERLNASGRQEARAHRRVVRPWGSYETIDSGERFQVKRIVVEPGAQLSLQVHHHRAEHWVVVKGTARVTNGDQETILTENQSTYVPLGVVHRLANPGKIPLELIEVQSGAYLGEDDIVRFDDTYGRSGARLGS
- a CDS encoding LTA synthase family protein; amino-acid sequence: MVSVLILCVVLAVVLSLGVDALAAPRAPLRRAPAAFALHVASVVFVGSVVLLITARPLFSVGIVVALVGLVAAVSNAKYESLREPFVFTDLSLFSQLFTHPRLYLPFLSVGKVAAIAVGGVVLVGGFLADRPAVHRPGAAAAVAACMCLVAGYLIAAQLTLTLDPKQDQKRHGFFTTFVAYLLNGLRPRTLHAFEHATQSGPYSSGGVPVRRPDVVVIQSESFFDVRRLGTAIGASVLVNFDAARRESFAHGELAVPAWGANTMRTEFAMLTGLQPQKLGYARFYPYAFVRRTCASLAGWFRRIGYSTLAIHPYHADFFGRDRVFPLLQFDRFLDLAHFTDAPRAGPYVADAAVGHAIVEALDAPRDQPVFLFAMTMENHGPLHLETVSEGESASVHALGEDPRWRDLTVYLRHVANADIMIGRLIEYLRARRRDTVLCFYGDHVPALPHVFDGLGAEPASSDYFIWRNFGDGAAGRRDLQVEDLGAALLQAIDAGPIKGIPADAQQNMMKR